In the Gorilla gorilla gorilla isolate KB3781 chromosome 1, NHGRI_mGorGor1-v2.1_pri, whole genome shotgun sequence genome, TTTTGTCAGACTTGTTGATTTTACTGGAGCTCCTCTATGATAAAGGCAACAAGGACTTTTGTAAATGGAATCTACCTTTATCCTTGAATTACATTTGCTTTACCTGACATCATTTTCTCTGATCGCCACTCTCCATGGGTACATTGAATGCCTAATATATACTGCCATAATATCCTGTTCTACATCCTTCTATTAAAAGAACTTGTTGTATAACAAATGAGTAGATATTCATTGGACTCACCTGGTCCACCATTTATCCTATCACTaaccaaaattattattattatagaatggtgaatattttattaaagactCAATCACAGTGCCAGCTGGAGACAATGGCTTATAAGGTTGTACTCATGCTAGAGGATGTGGTGGTGTATCCTCTGAACTAGTAACTAAGTATAAGCTTGTCTGGTGTCTCccatataaaaaatacaacaatcttTGATATTTGTTATGAACGTTGAAGTGACTCCTTTTGTCATTACATCTAATGATCCACTCCAAACACTTGTCTCTTGTCTCTGAGATTCTAGGTTTTTGCAGAATTAGTACCCAAAGGGAGAGTCTTAGCAGTATTCCATTTTACAATCCATCCTTCGTTAGAGGATGAGAGACTTCTATCTAGCCTTTTAGGTTGCCTGAGACCTTTAAACAAacagtcaaaaatttaaaatttaaaatgcggCTACATTGTTGCATGGGGTAGTAAATCTTGACCTTAAAACTGGTATttgtaagaaaaacagaaagaattcaGGGATCCCCTTTGATGGCTCCTAATTCTATACAGTCCTGTAAATATTCCTGAAGACtaaccagacgtggtggtgcacacctgtaatcccagctactccagaggctgaggaagagaatcacttgaacctgggaggcggaggttgcaatgagctgagattgtgccacttcactccagcctgggtgacagagcaagactctgtctcaaaaaaaaaaaaaaaaaaaaagaaaaagaaagaaagaaagaaagaaagaaagaaagaaagaaagaaagaaatgaagactgccaaaacttggaagcaaccaagatgtccttcaataggtgactgcataagcaaactgtggtatattcgtacagtggaatattattcagtgctaaaaggaaaaaactatcaagccacaaaaagatacagaaaaaacaaagacattttgctaagtgaaagaagccagtctgaaaagggtACATACTGTGATTTCAACTAtacgacattctggaaaaggccaaACTATAAAGACAGTAAAAAGACCAGTGGTTATCTTTGCAGACGCCACCATCGCTGTGAGCCCTGTACTATCAGCCACGGTCAACTCCGTCGTCTTTTTTGACATCACCGTCGACGGCAAGCCCTTGGGCCGCATCTCCATCAAAGTGTTTGCAGACAAGATTCCAAAGACAGCAGAAAACTTTCGTGCTCTGAGCACTGGAGAGAAAGGATTTCGTTATAAGGGTTCCTGCTTTCACAGAATTATTCCAGGGTTTATGTGTCAGGGTGGTGACTTCACACGCCATAATGGCACCAGTGACAAGTCCATCTATGGGGAGAAATTTGATGATAAGAACCTCATCCGAAAGCATACAGGTTCTGGCATCTTGTCCATGGCAAATGCTGGACCCAACACAAATGGTTCCCAGTTTTTCATCTGCACTGCCAAGACTGAGTGGTTGGATGGCAAGCATGTGGCCTTTGGCAAGGTGAAAGAATGTGTGAATATTGTGGAAGCCATGGAGCACTTTGGGTACAGGAATAGCAAGACCAGCAAGAAGATCACCATTGCTGACTGTGGACAATTCTAATGAGTTtgacttgtgttttattttcaccACCAGACCCATTCCTTCTGTAGCTCAGGAGAGCACCCCTCCACCACATTTGCTTGCAATATCCTAGAATCTTTGTGCTCTTGCTGCAGTTCCCTTTGGGTTCCATGTTTTCCTTGTTCCCTTCCATGCCTAGCTGGATTGCAGAGTTGAGTTAAGtttatgattatgaaataaaaactaagtaacaacaacaacaacaaaaaagctcagtggttgccaggagtttgGGGATGGGTAGGGAGATAAATAGTTCTGAAACAGGCGATTTTTAGGGGATTGAAAATACGTTGGTAATAATGTAATGATGGGCACATGACATTATGCGTTTTGCAAAACTCCTAGACCTGTACCacacaaagagtgaaccctaatgtaaactgggGGTGGGATAAAGGTGACAGTATGTGAggactctgtactttctgctcgaTCTTTCCATAAAGctaaaactgctcaaaaaataaagtctattattttgttaaatgaaagaaattaacaatGACCATGGCACGCTCACACAAAAAGATTATCAAGGACATTTCTCTGTCAGGAATGAATATTTGGTCATCTCACAAGGCAAAACCCTGGCTAGCAGAGGTGTTAGCTGAGGGCACATGGCCATAGATGCCAGTAGTGACCTGCTGGCCACTTGCAGAAAGGAGAGCCTTGACATCCAAACACATTGTTTCTCTTGTATTGTCCTGTGCATACTTATGTATCTTAACaagtttccttctttcctctccattTATCCCTCTTTTTAAAACAGGGCTTATTGAGGGTgattaacttaatttttaaatgatatatggCAGAATGTCAAGAGAGTATAGTGAAGAACTTCGTAGAGGAATGGACATAACCCAGAATTCTTAGACTTAGAGTACATGCTGTGATtgagaattttttattgtttcattgttCAAGAGATTGTAGGTACATGTTCAATTATTAGAGAAATAGTTGCACTCTGTTAGAAGGAAGCTTGGGTCTTTCGTGTTTACTTTCAAAAGGGAAAGTTTACATTGATATTGAGCAAGTTAAAgcatgaatatttattatttgatgtttgtttctgtgtttgagGAATTCCTCAGCCTCTCAGTTTTGATGAAAACAAGAAACCACCTCCTGCTTTAGAAGCTAAAATGCCaaatgcttgctttctcagcctcctttgcagctagGGTACAAGCATATGACTTAGGTTTTGCCAATCTGTTTGCCAGTGCTGAATTTTGACTTCggaattaataaaaaaagaagcagattCAGTTATGCTTTCTCTTGTTTCTGGTGGAGGCCATGTAGCAGCTGCTACAATATCTGTTGCAAAGCGAACAAGTGGGAGTGGTGCTGGTGGCTTTGCAGTTAGCCTAGGATTGAGCAATTGCTGCAATTGTTGCTCTCTGCATCTTCAGTGTTACTTCTTACTGGTGGTGACAGTGGTTTCCTCCCTGGATGAGTTCTACAGCATGGTTTGGGGTACATTTCCTGGCTGCCTAGCTTTGATCTGGCTTTCTAGCCTTCTCAACAGTTCTACAAGTTCCCCACTATTTCTGTGATAAACCTATTTATTGTTAATGTCAGCCATAATTGGCTTCtgtggtttatattttttaaaattccaagatATACCAATGTAACAGATAGCTCAACAAAcatatgtctttttaaattaagatatattCTGTGTCACATGAAGTACAATGGACAAAATGCAACAAATTGAATTGAGctaaagaccaaatatatattaagcctGGCTGGTCTTAAAAATGTAACTGgatacagccaggcatggtggctcacgcctataatcccagcactttgggatcctgaggtgggcagatcacctgaagtcaggagtttgagaccagcctggccagcatggtgaaaccccatctctactaaaaatgcaaaaattagctgggtgtggtggtatgcccctgtaatcccagctactcgggaggttgaggcaggagaatcacttgaacctgggaggcagaggttgcagtgagccgagatcatgccaatgcactccagctttggcaacagagcgagactttgtttcaaaataaaaataaaaaaataaaaacgtaaTGGGATAGACCTAAGGTTCTTGAATAAGCAGAAAATAATTTAGGTAAAAACCAAATAATAAACTAACATTCTGAAAGGTTTAGGATTTGGAGGCCCAAATGTCTTAGCTAAAAGTGTTCATTCTAACCTCACAGGAaaattgaaatatgaaaatatacagaaaaatcttAGGCAGTATTTGTCAATTTTAAGAAACAACTATTTACAGGTTTTTCAATAGgcattacattaaaaatgaaatatgtagttaataaatatgaaaactgTGGATATAATcaacacatttattttacttcttgaaGTGTTAACATGTGCTGTCTCAAATATCAACAGTGTACACGTgagaaaaaacattttacataGATTTTCTGCGACAGAAAACAGCATCTCATTAGACATCCCAAGTTTTTTCATTTGGAACACACACCCATTCCCCAGTATACTAGGggtaataataatttaaagagtTTAATTACTTTTTACTACTAGAAAACTAATTTTATGTTTGGCACAAATTTCTGAAATGATATTCCACTGCAAAGAATAATACCTATATATGGCcagaattactttttttctataaCATTAAGATAATACTtgtcagcctgagcaacaaagtgagacctcatctttacaaaaaataaataaattagacgGGTGTTGTGGTGATGagggtctgtagtcccagatactcaagaggctgaggtgggagaatcccttgagcctaggaggtcgtggttgcagtgaactatgattgcaccactgcactccagcctgggtaacagagcaagatcctgtctcaaaaaaaaaaaaaaaaaaaaaaaaagataatattggtATAATTCAGGGTTTTTGCCTCAATCCCCATGCTTCTTCATTTGACCTTCCCTGACTCCCTGATGAATTTTAGTTTGAATTTTCTATAGTCCAGAAGTTAATTTAAAAGATCTTAAAATTTCCACCTGCCTAGATATTACTTATTTGTTACACTTTAGTCCATGATTTCTATTGTCATTTACATTACCCCAAAAATATGACCTGCTGAATTTCTGCTGTCATGAATTCACTAACATATTTTGGGCCTAAAACCTTTACATTtacaatctttttgttttgtattggaAAATATTGTAAGTCCTCCATTTATTGGTCAAAAGCACTACctatttatttccatgcttaatcAGAGAGACTTTCTAAtagttatttaatattatttacattCATTCACTTGTTGACTATAATGACGTTAGTTGCTATGATATTTTTAGgtcattaatataataaaaatatgtcaacTTTTATCTTCCAATGTGTCTTTGGGTTATTAATTTTTAACTCAGGTATCAAGCTTGTAAAATGTTTAATGGCTTATAATAATGTCTAACACATAGTATCCACTGAGTTCTGATAACTCCAGTTtatcaaattctctttttttataccATTCTCCAAATGCAAtgctatttggttttatttttattttttaaaaatgtgctgccTGTTTTGAGTCTCTAAAAGTGTGAAATGCTCAgtattttccaaatgtatttGAACATGGAGTGTTATATTTACTAAAAAGTTAACAAGCAAGTATTCCCCTAAACACTCTAGCAAATACTACTAGTACAGACAAATTATGATGTAACATTAtagtacattttaatttattaggTTAATTTTGGTTGCAAacaatcaaaattcaaaatggcTTGTATAATAAAGAGATTTTGAACAATAGTATAGGCTCAAGATAGTTTAATGCAGAAGTTTAATAATGACACAAAATAAATGCTTCTTGTCCTCCCTGTTTCTTCACTCTACCTTAAGTGATATAGATTGAATGTTTGTAtccccccaaaatttgtatgtttaaATCTAATCCCTAGTGTGATGATATTTGGCAGTGGGTCTTCggggggtgattaggtcatgaggacagagccctcatgaatgggattagtgcccttataaaagagaccttaGAGAacttccttgccccttccaccatgtgaggacacagcaaaaagacagctgtctgtgaaccaggaaaCAAATCCTCATTAGACCCTGAatctgttgacaccttgatcttggacttcctggcctctagaactgtaagaaataaatttatattgttcaTAAACCATCCAGGCTGTGATATTCTGGTATAGCGACCTGAAAGGACTAAGACATTAGGTCTCAGTTTTATTCTATGGCTTAAAATATCATGTTATGAGTAGACAACTTCCAATCCTAGTACCTTGTGCTTCCTCTGCTGCATTTGGAAAGAAGGCATTTCCCCCTTCAATCATGGAATGAAAAAGTTGTACTTCATTCTGATTTGATTAGCAGAAGGCACACGTTCCTTCATGCACCAATTACAATGACCAAGAATTGGGCATGGGACTCATGTCACTTAAACATTGTGAAGATGAGAAATTCATTATTTGGTTAGGAGTGTGTGAGAGCAGGGAACACTGAATGCTTGAGACACCACCACGATGTCCACTACATGTATTTCCATTTCAGTAAACATTTCCATTAAGATAATGCTAGAACAAAATCAGAGGAGTAGATCTTGGTGTCCCCAACTTTTGTTGACCTAACAAAGTGAAGTTGCTTCAACTGGACACTTCTGAACCACATTTATGCCTATATGTTCAGTTCAAATTTATTATAAGCAATTTTCAGGTCCATATGTTTAGgatatttcatttgtttggttatgcattatatgtatacatgtttttaaCATACATATGCCTCTACATATATTTTGGAGGCCTTTACAGAAAAGTGTTTTCCctaaagggagaagagaaaagttgaatgcagaagtagaaaaaaaattcatttgcaCTTGTAgtatttatatctaaatattttatattacagatgtattaatatttttataattttaaacactACTTTAAAACAGGGAGATGGTTTACCTTCAAAAAATTTGGCTCTCAACTCAAAGTTATCAAAGTATATCCTAGATGTAGTTTGCTTGTCAGGCTTCTACATGAAAATCTAAAATGCTCCTGCATTTCAGAATGAGCCTAACATATGTAATTGCACTCATCCACTATGTCTACTTTGCCAACCAAATACTGAGAGAGAGCTAGAGTGCCACAGAGAGCTGGCAGTTCCTCTGTTTGCATTAGCTTCTACTTGCTTCTTCATCTTTCCTCTATGTCTGACACATTTCATGTTACTGTTTTCAAATGTTCCCTTAGCTACAGAGCTAATGTGCTTATATCTGTAAGGGGTCTCATGTGAACCTCTAAATAATTAAAGATTCATTAGCACCCTGGAGGGCCaccatgatttccaaaacaaGTCACAATACCTAAAGATCTAATTGTACAATTTCCCTCAGAAATAGCCTTGAGAAAGAAGTCACATCACTCAGCAATGAGTATTATAATTACTCACAGCAGTTTTCATGGTACTATATAACATCCAATTTACAGAATTAAAGGTAAtgtaattcaaaagaaaaatagctgcTTTTAAGGAATGAAGGGCCATGTCAACTATTGGAAGCATCTTTGAACTGGAGCCTCTATCTTTGGGTTTCACCaggtttatgtttttaattaatatCCTATTCAGCTTGCTGTAATTTCCATTGAGGTTTTCTAGAACAAGACAAGTCAGAAATTCATCTTTAGTTGTAAGCTAAGAGCAAACTGCCAAAGAACTGAGAGAAATTTTGAAGAAACAGGTCTATCAGGACTAACCATTTTAAGATAATAAAGACtaatcagacacacacacatatgcacaaaaagagggagagagagaacaaaaatcctatgaaatacatttttaaaaattaattttttttaagaagaagcaTTTGATCTGCCAAAGAGAAGAGTTAGCAGTTTGGAGATCTGACATTGCTAATCTCAGggcaagaaaataacaaaataagacaCCAAAGAATTACCTAAACTGTGGAAGATGAAGCTTTCAGAGTTCTCACAGAGAAATGGGATACTAAAGTACCAAGTTTAAGAGGTGTaatatattaatgtttaatttatgtccaaaatacttaaaaactatgtttcattgttatacatatttattttattataaagataatgAATGCAGTAGGGTTAGATTTAAATAATTCATTGggtttaaaatgagaaatgaaagtcTGGCTTTTTACAACCTACAGTCTTATCACCAAAGTTAGCTATTGTTAATAACTTCTTGTCCATTCTTGTATGTGTTATGGTTTCTTTCTTAGAAAGAAGTGCGCTATACTAGTATACATACTATTTATTCATGAACCTTGCACTTATCATGTAATCATATGTCTTAGTGGTCTTTTCATAATAGATGTCTCTCTTTCCCATGCTGTCAGTGGTGATTGCATGAGGCATTGTACAGACGTACCAATAATTACTTACTCTGTGTCATATTGATGGTTATTCAGATTGTTTTCACTTTGCCCTTGCAGAAaacactgcaatgaacatccTTATGCATATATTATTCCAAATACATCATAGTGATGGCTGTGTGAGAGAAATATacattgttgattttatttttttattttttataatttctactttTGATTTTAGATacagtgggtacatgtgcaggtttgttacatgggtatgttgtgtaatgctgaggtttgcTGCATGATTGATCCGATCACTCAGGTACTAGGCATAGTAGTTGTTTTTCAACCTTTAccccctccctccttctaccCTCGagtagtccccagtttctattgttcccatctttgtgtccacgtgtactcaatgtttagctcctgcttataagtgagaatatgtggtatttggttttctattcctgtgttaattcgcTTAGCATAATGGCATcgagttgcatccatgttgctgtaaaggacatgattttattcttttttatggctgcaaagtattccatgacatatatgtaccatattttctttatccaatccacagttgatgggcacctaggttgattccatgtcttagcGATTGTGAATTACACTGCTGATTTTAATAGAAACCACTAATTTTTATGCCAAAAAAATCATCAATGTGCACATGCTCCAAGGCTGTGTGAGCATAGCCCTTTTTCTTGGGATGTCAACAACACTGGGttttatcaaaatataatttttgccaATTTATTAGTTAACAAATGCTAACTCAGTGCTATTTGGATTTGAACTACCATTGGTGCTGAGCAACTTTTTACATATTCACTGgcaatttatttatctttctctgttgtttatctttttctgtgTAATAATTTTCCGTATCTTCTACTCTTTTAAACATTAAGTTTTCActgttttcttaataatttttaagtttaaaaagtgaccttttggctgggcgcagtggctcacgcctgtaatcccaacactttgggaggccaaggcgggtggatcacaaggtcaggagatcaagaccatcctgcccaacatggtgaaaccccgtctctgctaaaaatacaaaaattggctggggtggtggcacgtgcctgtaatcccagctactcgggaggctgaggcagaagaatcacttgaaccagggagttggaggttgtaatgagccaagatcacgccactgtgctccagcctggcgacacagcgagactccgtctcaaaaaaaaagtgaccatTTTATCTGCTGCATATAATTCTAATGATATTTCTCAATTCTTTATCTTTTAACAATGGTAATATATAATGTCTTGCtatttagaaagatttttaaaagtattttacataaagaaatttttattctttgccaTTAATACTTGCAGGTTTGGAATTTTCAGGACCTCCTCAAAGGCCACCTACAGGAAATGCTCTTCAAAGACATTTCACTTTTTCCCCACTTGATTATGGAGCAAAGACTAACACTGGCAATGCTTTGAAGTACTTGAGTCAAATGGGTCTCTCATGTGGTCATTACTATACTCACTCTCAGGCTCCAATGCAAATTGTTTCCTTACGCCAACTACTCTTGCTTTCCTTTAATAGACCTATTCCTCCTGGGCTGTCTGAAACTAACATTTCATTGTAAATAAAGTCCTGCAAATCCTTGGTATCTCAAAGAACCCTCCTTCCATTTAGTTTTAGGAGAACTCTCCTCCTAAAACTCTATTCTTCTCCCTGGAGTCCAGATCCCCATTCCTTGCAACAAATGAACTCTTGATTTGAGCACTGAAGGGAGATAATTGGAAGTTTGACTTTGTGTTCTAGGTTTTCCCTGCCAATATATGCAGCGTCTTTAAAACTAattgggctgaggcaggagaactgcttgaacccaggaggaggaggttgcagtgagccgaaattgcaccattgaactccagcctgggtgatagagcaaggctccatctcaaaaaaaaaaaaaaaaaaaacagcaaaaagaaactaATTAGGTTCAAGAAGTTCGAATGAATTCAACTTAGACAAGCTCTTAAGAAGACATGTTGGAAGTTCCAGAAAAGACagtttgggaaaatattttattaaaaaaaaaaaaagactgtcctCCACTTCCTCACTCTTTCTTCCCACTTATTTTCAGTCCACTGGTGCAGTTTGGTGTCAACTCTCCTCACTCTACTGAAACTGCTGCAGCCGAGGTTACTAGTTATTTAATTAACAAAAGcaatagattttgttttttttaattgcattataCTCTACTATTTTGTGACATTTAAACTATTGACAATGTCTTTCTTGAAAAtgtgtcctttttgtttttttcaaaacacGACTTTCTCCTTGATGtcctcctttttctctcattATTTCACCTTTACATTCTCTGCTGACACCTTTCACCTTACCAAACCTTAATTAAATGTGTATGCTTCCCAGTCTCCCATTCTTggctctcttcccttccctcttatTGATCATTATTGTATTCTGTGATCTCACCAATTCTCTTGGCTTTAACAATAACCAAATGACTCCAGAAAACTATTCAAAATTCCGGACCTATGGAGACTTTGCACCCAGATATGTACCAACAAGTCAACCTGAGTTATCTCTAATACTATCTCATTAAGTGCCCTCTAACTACAGAATGACTCCTCCTTCTGGGTTTCTTCTGCCTGAATGGCACCACCATTCAGTGGCCCACGACAAAGTGGACCTCATTTGGAACTTCTCCCTTTCCCTcatgtttcattttctcttgGCTAAGGGGTTATTAGattcttcatttttaacttttctctaGCCTATCTTCAATTTTATAGTGGACAGTTATGTATACCCTGTATCCCAGGAGAGAAGGGATATCTTCTTCTATGCCCCTACTATGAACTAGCATATCCTTTGAGTCCTTTCTTTGTATGAAGCACTGGGGAAATTTAATCAACTTCATAATCACTTATAATCCTCACAGTAATTTTATGAGATAAGTTCTATTTATTATCCCTATCTTAAGGATGAGGAAACTGTGGTTTAAAGAGCTTAAGTAATTTGGGCAAATCATAAAAGAAGCAGTGAAGACAGAATTCAGATCTAGGCAACCTGAAATCTGAGCCTGAGCACTTTGCCTCCCTAATAACTATCTCCCTTTGAGAGTTGTATTACAAAGTTGACAACATTTAGCAACCCttattcccctccccacccctatcTCTCTCCAAGAAATCTGCTATGAGGTAGAGAATGTGTTGattttctctgcagtttttagTGCATAGCATAGGGCttagaaaggagaaaatgatgaaaaatatttattaaaataattgtttttctttgataGTTGTTATAACCATCTAATTGTGAGTGCTTAACAATTACTATAAAGGAGAATGGAAATCACAGATcttttcacagaattttttttttttttttgagacagagtccagcttgtcacccaggctggagtgcagcggtgcgatctcagctcactgcaacctccacctcctgggtttaatcacttgccttggcctcctgagtagctgagattacaggcgtgcaccaccacgcctggctaatttttgtatttttggtagagatggggtttcaccacattggccaggctggtctcaaactcctgacctccagtgatccacccatctcagactcccaaagagctgggattataggcttgaaccACCGTGCTGGGCCTTTCTCAGAGAATTTATAGTTTACCTGGAAATGTAAACCATATATACTTAAACTGAGGGATATTTACAAAAGAGCTTTTTACTTAACCCACAAGAAGCTGTATTAATAACAAAGCAAATCAAGCTTGTTCACAGGCaactgaatggaatgaatggTTTTGATTGGTCTTGCCAGTTATATTTCTAACAAGAGAAAATTCAATGTGAGCCTCATTTGGAAACAAGATATTACAGAGAGGAAAATTTGGGATTAAGGTCAGATTTGGTGCAACTATgctagatacagaaaaggcaaaCTTTCAGCTCAATCCCCAGCTAAGTACAAGTTCAATGGTGAAGGCATAAGAAAATGAGCCATTATAATAAGTCTGAAATAAGTTTATGATTCCACCTCAATATGGGCATGCAATATATTCTAACATTTAATCCCTGGAAAAAATGATGACATCACACTGAAATCTTGACTCATAAGAGAACTTTTTTATGCTGTTCCCTAAGTCagtttatttctacttcattctTGTGTTAAGGGCAGGCTCAATTCTTACTCATTCAAAAACGGTATCACCTGAAGCTTTTCTTTAATTCTTGTTTTCTCTGCAGTGAGAAAATTAATCAAGGGGTTAAAATGtgtattaaattatatatgtattatatgtaaaagttatataatatagatcAGAGAAGAATATATTGCATATGTTATAGGCTGAATTGTGtcctttccccaaattaatatgcTGTACCCTGCCCCCTGCCATCCCAGTATATCAGAAGGtggctatatttggagatagagacTTTTAAGAGGTAACTAATGTAAAATGAGGTCACATGTctgggtcctaatccaatatcACTGGTGTCCTTATTTGAAGAGGAAATTTAGGTACAGACATACATGTGCACAGAAAAAAGTCCATGAGAAGACAAGATGAGAAAATGACTATCTAAAAGCCAAGGAGAgaaatttcagaataaaattaacaCATCTGATGCCTTGACCTcacacttctagcctccagaactgtgagaaaataaatttctgttgtttaactcATCCAGTCTGCAGTAATTGTTATAACAATCCTAGCAAAG is a window encoding:
- the LOC115932777 gene encoding peptidyl-prolyl cis-trans isomerase A-like 4C, producing MSSWEVLYGQLISEGKIEPDLQKSLYNITATAKNATIAVSPVLSATVNSVVFFDITVDGKPLGRISIKVFADKIPKTAENFRALSTGEKGFRYKGSCFHRIIPGFMCQGGDFTRHNGTSDKSIYGEKFDDKNLIRKHTGSGILSMANAGPNTNGSQFFICTAKTEWLDGKHVAFGKVKECVNIVEAMEHFGYRNSKTSKKITIADCGQF